Proteins from a genomic interval of Longimicrobiaceae bacterium:
- the nrdR gene encoding transcriptional regulator NrdR: MRCPFCHHSDDRVVDSRTSREGRAVRRRRECLRCQRRFTTYEYIEERPLQVIKRDGEPEPYDRRKLLRSIQIACAKRPISPTEIDTVVEDIERALDRRDESEIESHRIGEMVMARLKTRDHIAYVRFASVYRNFQDPTEFYEELKDLAERSAQTEVRRYQRELPLPGASPQADAESEPATDDLRPADGSEDADHPSSSVRSAATGAGNVPVDETP, from the coding sequence ATGCGCTGCCCGTTCTGCCACCACAGCGACGACCGCGTGGTCGACTCCCGCACCAGCCGCGAAGGCCGCGCGGTGCGGCGCCGCCGCGAGTGCCTGCGCTGCCAGCGGCGCTTCACCACGTACGAGTACATCGAGGAGCGCCCGCTCCAGGTGATCAAGCGCGACGGCGAGCCGGAGCCGTACGACCGCCGCAAGCTGCTGCGCAGCATCCAGATCGCCTGCGCCAAGCGCCCCATCAGCCCCACCGAGATCGACACGGTGGTCGAGGACATCGAGCGCGCCTTGGACCGCCGCGACGAGTCGGAGATCGAGAGCCACCGCATCGGGGAGATGGTGATGGCGCGCCTCAAGACGCGCGACCACATCGCCTACGTGCGCTTCGCCTCGGTGTACCGAAACTTTCAGGACCCCACGGAGTTCTACGAGGAGCTCAAGGACCTGGCCGAGCGCTCGGCCCAGACGGAGGTGCGCCGCTACCAGCGCGAGCTGCCCCTCCCCGGCGCCTCCCCGCAGGCCGATGCGGAGTCCGAGCCGGCGACGGACGACCTTCGGCCCGCCGATGGGAGCGAGGATGCGGACCATCCGTCGTCGTCCGTCCGATCTGCCGCCACCGGTGCGGGCAACGTTCCAGTGGATGAAACGCCGTGA